In a single window of the Olivibacter sp. SDN3 genome:
- a CDS encoding alpha-isopropylmalate synthase regulatory domain-containing protein: MKRKIEIMDTTLRDGEQTSGVSFSISEKLTISQLLLEELLVDRVEIASARVSEGEFEAVRSIASWAKHNGHIDAIEVLTFVDNGMSIDWMLKAGIKVQNLLTKGSLNHLTHQLKKAPERHFEEIATIVASAKKEGIETNVYLEDWSNGMKNSPAYVWQYLAFLSELPIKRILLPDTLGVLTPVETFQYVSQLKTKYPEQHFDFHAHNDYDLGTANVLEAVKAGVNGLHLTVNGMGERAGNAPMASAVAAINDFLPETKIAVKESAIYKVSKLVETFSGVRIPANKPIVGENVFTQTAGIHADGDNKNNLYFNDLLPERFGRKRKYALGKTSGKANIEKNLQELGLKLNNEDLKKVTQRVIELGDRKETVTKEDLPYIISDVLDSSLYEEKVRIESYVLTHSKGLRPSATIAVYLDGKVIEEHAQGDGQFDAFMKALTKVYHKKNLHLPKLIDYTVRIAPGSSSDALCETVITWETGNHTFSTRGLDSDQTVCAIKATQKMLNII; the protein is encoded by the coding sequence ATGAAAAGGAAAATAGAAATCATGGACACTACTCTCCGTGATGGCGAACAAACATCGGGGGTGTCTTTTTCTATTTCAGAAAAACTAACCATCTCGCAATTACTACTAGAGGAATTGCTTGTGGATCGTGTTGAAATTGCTTCGGCACGCGTGTCCGAAGGAGAGTTTGAAGCTGTAAGATCCATTGCAAGCTGGGCAAAACATAATGGACATATCGACGCTATCGAAGTATTAACCTTCGTTGACAACGGTATGTCTATTGACTGGATGTTAAAAGCAGGTATAAAGGTACAAAACCTCTTAACAAAAGGTTCATTAAATCACCTTACTCATCAACTCAAGAAAGCTCCAGAGAGGCATTTTGAAGAAATAGCAACAATTGTAGCTTCTGCAAAAAAGGAAGGTATTGAAACCAATGTATACTTAGAAGATTGGAGCAACGGTATGAAAAACTCTCCCGCATATGTTTGGCAATACTTGGCATTCTTATCTGAGTTACCAATTAAGCGAATCTTACTCCCCGATACACTCGGTGTTTTAACTCCAGTCGAAACTTTTCAATATGTTTCTCAGTTAAAAACGAAGTACCCAGAACAACACTTTGACTTTCACGCACATAACGACTATGATTTAGGAACCGCGAATGTGCTGGAAGCCGTTAAGGCAGGTGTAAACGGTTTACACCTTACCGTAAATGGTATGGGTGAACGAGCTGGAAATGCCCCGATGGCAAGTGCCGTAGCTGCCATTAATGATTTTTTACCCGAAACAAAAATAGCTGTTAAAGAATCAGCTATTTACAAGGTGAGTAAGCTAGTTGAAACTTTCTCAGGTGTCCGGATTCCTGCCAACAAACCTATTGTTGGAGAAAATGTATTCACACAGACAGCAGGCATACATGCCGATGGAGACAACAAAAACAACCTTTATTTCAATGATCTGCTACCTGAACGTTTTGGCAGGAAACGCAAATATGCGCTAGGGAAAACATCAGGAAAAGCAAATATTGAAAAGAATCTTCAGGAGCTGGGTTTAAAATTAAACAATGAAGATTTAAAAAAAGTCACTCAGCGTGTTATTGAGCTGGGAGACAGGAAAGAAACGGTAACAAAAGAAGACCTTCCTTATATTATTTCTGATGTACTTGACAGCAGTCTGTACGAAGAAAAAGTACGTATAGAGTCATATGTTTTAACGCATTCTAAAGGCTTGCGCCCGTCTGCAACTATCGCCGTATACCTAGATGGAAAGGTAATAGAGGAACATGCCCAGGGCGATGGCCAGTTCGATGCTTTTATGAAAGCGTTGACTAAAGTATATCACAAAAAAAACCTGCATTTGCCAAAATTAATTGATTATACCGTACGTATCGCTCCGGGAAGCAGCTCGGACGCATTGTGTGAAACGGTGATTACCTGGGAAACCGGAAACCACACGTTTTCTACACGTGGGCTGGATTCCGATCAAACGGTTTGTGCTATTAAGGCCACGCAGAAAATGTTAAATATTATTTAA
- the leuD gene encoding 3-isopropylmalate dehydratase small subunit, translating into MAYDKFTILKSTAVPLPIENVDTDQIIPARFLKATERKGFGDNLFRDWRYNADNTPKADFVLNDPLYTGKVLVGGKNFGSGSSREHAAWAVYDYGFRCVVSSFFADIFKNNCLNIGVLPVQVSPEFLEKIFSAIFTDPDTELEVNLPAQTISLLSTGEQENFDISTYKKANLSNGFDDIDYLQNIKDEIQQFASELPF; encoded by the coding sequence ATGGCTTACGATAAATTCACAATATTAAAAAGCACTGCGGTACCTCTTCCGATTGAGAATGTGGATACCGATCAAATTATACCTGCCCGTTTTTTAAAAGCAACAGAACGTAAAGGTTTTGGAGACAATTTGTTTCGCGACTGGAGGTACAATGCAGACAATACCCCGAAAGCTGATTTTGTGTTGAACGATCCGCTTTATACGGGCAAGGTACTTGTTGGAGGTAAAAATTTTGGCTCTGGCTCATCACGTGAACATGCCGCCTGGGCTGTTTACGATTATGGCTTCCGCTGTGTGGTGTCAAGCTTCTTCGCCGATATCTTTAAAAATAATTGCTTAAATATTGGCGTATTGCCGGTGCAAGTTAGCCCCGAGTTTTTGGAAAAGATTTTTAGCGCTATTTTTACAGATCCCGATACGGAATTGGAAGTAAATCTTCCGGCACAAACGATCAGTCTTTTATCAACAGGTGAGCAGGAAAATTTCGATATCAGCACTTACAAGAAGGCGAACCTTTCTAATGGTTTCGATGATATCGACTATCTTCAAAATATAAAAGACGAAATTCAACAGTTTGCGTCAGAACTGCCGTTCTAA
- the leuC gene encoding 3-isopropylmalate dehydratase large subunit has protein sequence MSKTLFDKVWDSHVVRKIEGGPDVLFIDRHLIHEVTSPVAFLGLKNRGITVLYPERTFATADHNTPTIDQHLPVSDPLSANQLRALEENASAYGIRHWGLGHQKNGIVHVIGPENGITQPGATIVCGDSHTSTHGAFGAIAFGIGTSEVEMVLASQCIMQPKPKKMRINVTGSLSKGVTPKDVALFIISQLTTSGATGYFVEYAGEVFEKMSMEGRMTVCNLSIEMGARGGMIAPDETTFDYIKDREFTPKGEAWDKAMAYWQTLKTDNNAVFDKEFTFDGSRIEPMITYGTNPGMGIGISHHIPDASEVEGGVATYEKSLGYMGFHEGESMIGKKVDYVFVGSCTNGRIEDFRAFASLIKGKKKAEAVTVWLVPGSHIVEDQIKKEGILDILTEAGFTLRQPGCSACLAMNDDKVPAGKYAVSTSNRNFEGRQGPGARTMLASPLVAAAAAVTGVITDPRTLI, from the coding sequence ATGAGCAAGACGTTATTTGATAAAGTGTGGGACTCGCATGTAGTACGGAAGATTGAGGGCGGTCCCGACGTGTTATTTATCGACCGTCATTTAATCCACGAAGTTACGAGTCCGGTAGCTTTTTTAGGATTAAAGAATAGAGGCATCACTGTATTGTATCCGGAGCGCACGTTCGCTACCGCTGACCACAATACGCCAACAATCGATCAACACTTACCCGTTTCGGATCCACTCTCGGCAAATCAGCTAAGGGCTTTGGAAGAAAATGCGAGTGCCTACGGCATTAGACATTGGGGACTTGGCCACCAGAAAAATGGTATTGTACATGTAATCGGACCGGAAAATGGGATTACCCAACCCGGAGCAACGATTGTTTGTGGAGACTCTCATACCTCCACACATGGTGCTTTTGGAGCTATTGCTTTTGGTATAGGAACTTCTGAAGTAGAAATGGTACTTGCTTCGCAATGTATCATGCAACCGAAGCCAAAAAAAATGCGTATTAACGTAACGGGATCACTCAGTAAAGGTGTTACACCGAAAGATGTAGCATTGTTTATCATCTCTCAACTGACAACCTCGGGCGCGACGGGTTATTTCGTGGAATATGCGGGTGAAGTTTTCGAAAAGATGAGTATGGAAGGCCGTATGACGGTGTGCAACCTCAGTATCGAGATGGGCGCACGCGGTGGTATGATTGCGCCGGATGAGACCACCTTTGACTACATCAAAGATCGTGAATTTACGCCAAAAGGGGAAGCCTGGGATAAAGCGATGGCTTACTGGCAGACGCTGAAAACAGATAACAACGCGGTTTTCGACAAAGAGTTCACCTTTGATGGCAGCCGCATCGAACCTATGATCACATATGGAACAAATCCGGGGATGGGTATAGGCATCTCTCATCATATTCCAGACGCTTCAGAAGTGGAAGGCGGGGTAGCTACCTATGAAAAATCTTTGGGTTATATGGGTTTCCATGAAGGCGAATCGATGATCGGTAAGAAAGTTGACTATGTTTTCGTTGGCAGTTGTACAAATGGCCGAATTGAAGACTTCAGAGCTTTTGCCTCCTTAATTAAAGGAAAGAAAAAGGCTGAGGCTGTGACTGTATGGCTCGTTCCTGGCTCTCATATTGTGGAAGACCAAATCAAAAAAGAAGGAATACTGGATATCTTAACCGAAGCAGGGTTCACGTTACGTCAACCTGGCTGCTCTGCCTGCCTAGCAATGAATGATGATAAGGTACCAGCAGGCAAGTACGCTGTAAGCACGTCCAATAGAAACTTTGAAGGTCGGCAGGGTCCTGGTGCTAGAACCATGCTGGCGAGTCCACTTGTTGCCGCCGCCGCTGCTGTTACTGGAGTAATTACTGATCCGAGAACTTTAATATAA
- a CDS encoding 2-isopropylmalate synthase, with amino-acid sequence MLHNPNHLYIFDTTLRDGEQVPGSQLTTPEKIIIGEALQSLGVDVIEAGFPISSPGDFQSVVELSKVVREPIICALTRANKGDIDCAAEALKFAARPRIHTGIGSSDMHIKYKFNSTREAILERAADAVRYAKQFVEDIEFYAEDAGRADNEYLAQMVEAVIAAGATVVNIPDTNGYCLPEQYGAKIRFLKENVKNIDQAIISVHCHNDLGLATANSLAGIQNGARQVECTINGIGERAGNTSLEEVVMALKTHYQTLQFPTNINTKQLYPLSTMVSRMMRMPVQANKAIVGRNAFAHSSGIHQDGVLKHRENYEIINPEDVGIDQSEIILTARSGRHALKHHLERLGYSIDRVDLDQTYQRFLSLADEKKEIKDDDLLRLMGDDAETNFKNGVTISSLQVVTGDQSDPQAIVKLNYKGTEQEATASGNGPVSATIKAIESIIGSHNEIKEFNIHSIHGGSDDVSKVDMRVIHGDQSYMGYGFSTDIVRASANAYLDALNKFV; translated from the coding sequence ATGTTACACAATCCTAATCACTTATACATATTCGACACTACTCTTCGTGACGGTGAACAGGTCCCAGGCTCACAGCTAACAACGCCCGAAAAGATTATCATTGGTGAAGCCTTGCAATCTTTGGGTGTAGACGTCATCGAAGCCGGTTTCCCGATATCGAGTCCCGGAGATTTTCAAAGCGTGGTTGAACTTTCAAAAGTTGTACGCGAACCCATTATTTGCGCGCTTACCCGTGCAAACAAAGGGGATATAGATTGTGCAGCAGAGGCTTTAAAATTTGCGGCGCGTCCGCGTATACATACGGGTATTGGTTCTTCTGATATGCATATCAAATATAAGTTCAATAGTACCCGTGAAGCTATTTTGGAACGTGCTGCGGACGCGGTAAGATATGCTAAACAATTTGTGGAGGATATTGAATTCTACGCTGAAGATGCCGGAAGGGCAGACAATGAATACTTAGCGCAAATGGTCGAAGCGGTCATTGCTGCAGGCGCCACAGTAGTCAATATTCCAGACACCAATGGCTATTGCCTCCCTGAACAATATGGTGCTAAAATTCGCTTCTTAAAAGAAAATGTTAAGAATATCGATCAGGCGATTATCTCCGTTCATTGTCACAATGACTTAGGTCTCGCTACCGCCAATAGTCTTGCAGGGATCCAAAACGGCGCCCGTCAAGTAGAGTGTACCATCAACGGTATCGGAGAGCGCGCCGGGAACACGTCTCTGGAAGAAGTGGTGATGGCTCTGAAAACACACTACCAAACACTTCAGTTCCCAACAAATATCAACACCAAACAACTGTATCCGCTAAGCACAATGGTAAGCCGCATGATGCGTATGCCCGTGCAAGCTAACAAAGCTATCGTTGGCCGCAATGCTTTTGCACACAGTTCAGGTATCCATCAGGATGGGGTACTTAAACACCGTGAAAATTACGAAATCATCAACCCGGAAGATGTTGGGATAGATCAATCAGAAATTATTCTAACAGCTCGTAGCGGAAGACATGCACTGAAGCATCATCTGGAACGCTTGGGCTATTCTATTGATAGGGTCGACCTTGATCAAACATACCAACGCTTTCTTTCATTAGCCGATGAGAAAAAGGAAATCAAAGATGATGATCTGTTGAGGCTGATGGGAGACGACGCGGAGACGAACTTCAAGAACGGTGTTACCATCAGTTCACTGCAGGTAGTAACGGGCGACCAGAGCGACCCGCAGGCTATCGTTAAACTAAACTACAAAGGAACGGAACAGGAAGCAACCGCAAGCGGTAATGGTCCGGTAAGTGCTACTATCAAAGCGATCGAAAGTATCATTGGGAGCCATAACGAAATCAAAGAATTCAATATTCACTCCATTCACGGCGGAAGTGATGATGTGAGTAAGGTAGACATGCGCGTCATCCATGGCGATCAATCCTATATGGGATACGGATTCAGCACGGATATTGTGAGGGCCTCTGCCAACGCTTATCTGGATGCATTGAACAAATTCGTGTAA
- a CDS encoding ATP-binding cassette domain-containing protein, which translates to MTSPLVHITHLSLQYEQEIILDQLDWQIFRGEHWLVGGKSGSGKSSLGKALAGLNKTNGDIEFFFDKSSSLPARVLYVSNWYQFTNLEGDRNFYYQQRYNKQQRNDTLTVYGELMHYSKEENLPFEEVEKYLSLFDFINFKNTQLIELSSGEHKKLQLIKALWLKPQLLIIDEPYTGLDKASREKLNQFLEELAIKGVHLLLITNEGNLPDCINRFAEIEHGQLKRLSSIQNLSKDVARRQKPLPYFLREEVKEDTAVFVHMENIHVRYGDKEILKNINWTVRAGEKWLLQGHNGSGKSTLLSLINGDHPQAYANHIFLFGNKRGTGESIWDIKQRLGIISPELHWYFDKTAKVWQAIASGLYDSIGLFRQLSYHGQQKVNQLMDFFELTSYKDRLLTSLPLGKQRLVLLARTIIKNPSLLILDEPCQGLDRAQTKHFNAVVDELIGYGKTLIYVGHYETQLPSCLENKIVLEKGEVKTIQKIAEPV; encoded by the coding sequence ATGACTAGCCCCCTCGTCCATATAACCCATTTAAGTCTACAATATGAGCAGGAAATCATATTGGATCAGCTCGACTGGCAGATCTTTCGTGGAGAACATTGGCTTGTCGGCGGTAAGAGTGGTTCTGGAAAAAGCTCGTTGGGTAAGGCACTAGCTGGACTCAACAAAACAAACGGTGATATCGAGTTCTTTTTCGATAAATCGTCATCTCTTCCGGCACGTGTGTTATATGTATCGAACTGGTATCAGTTTACCAATCTGGAAGGTGATCGTAACTTTTATTATCAGCAGCGCTATAATAAACAACAACGAAACGATACCTTAACCGTGTATGGTGAATTGATGCATTATTCCAAAGAGGAAAACCTGCCATTTGAGGAGGTCGAAAAGTACCTAAGTCTGTTTGATTTTATCAATTTTAAGAATACACAGCTGATCGAGTTGTCTAGTGGCGAGCATAAAAAACTGCAGTTAATAAAAGCTTTGTGGTTAAAGCCTCAGTTATTAATTATTGACGAACCTTATACCGGATTAGATAAAGCTTCGCGCGAAAAACTGAACCAGTTTCTGGAAGAGCTGGCCATTAAGGGGGTGCATCTGTTGCTCATCACAAATGAAGGAAATCTACCTGACTGTATCAATCGATTTGCGGAAATCGAACATGGACAATTAAAAAGGTTATCTTCTATTCAAAACCTGTCTAAAGACGTCGCCCGTAGGCAAAAACCTTTACCCTATTTCCTTCGGGAAGAAGTAAAGGAAGATACCGCTGTTTTCGTGCACATGGAAAACATCCATGTCCGTTATGGAGACAAAGAAATATTGAAGAATATCAATTGGACAGTGCGCGCAGGTGAAAAATGGCTACTTCAAGGGCATAACGGATCAGGAAAATCGACTTTGTTAAGCCTCATCAATGGAGATCACCCACAAGCCTATGCCAATCATATCTTTCTTTTTGGCAATAAGCGGGGAACTGGAGAAAGTATCTGGGATATCAAACAACGCTTGGGTATTATCTCGCCCGAATTGCATTGGTATTTTGATAAAACAGCTAAGGTATGGCAAGCAATTGCTTCAGGTCTTTACGACAGTATTGGCTTATTCCGTCAGCTAAGCTATCACGGCCAGCAGAAGGTCAATCAGTTAATGGATTTCTTCGAGCTAACAAGCTATAAAGACAGACTGTTAACCTCCCTGCCATTAGGCAAGCAACGTCTCGTATTATTGGCTAGAACCATTATTAAAAACCCATCGTTATTGATTTTGGACGAGCCTTGCCAGGGACTGGACCGTGCACAGACCAAACATTTCAATGCGGTGGTAGACGAACTCATCGGTTATGGAAAAACGTTGATTTATGTAGGCCACTACGAAACGCAGTTACCTAGCTGCTTGGAAAATAAAATTGTACTAGAGAAAGGTGAAGTAAAAACAATACAAAAGATAGCAGAGCCTGTTTAG